DNA sequence from the Oceanipulchritudo coccoides genome:
CTCGTCACCTCATGGATGAGGTGCGTCCCGATCAGCAGCTGTGTCTGACCGTTTGGCAGGTCACGCACGGCGTGCGCGTCCCAGACTTTTTCAAATAGGCTCTTTCCCATAATTCTTCAGATTTAGATTTCGAGAGAAGCTGTCTCAAAAAGGACGCGATCGTCAATCCCACAAGGGAATTATCCGGCGATTTCCTCACTGCCTACCTTAATTTGGGCAAAAATCAGGCTTTGCAGGCAGTTTCTCAAAAACAGTCTCAAAACTCCTTTACCCGTTGTTCAGTTCATCAGCAGCCAGCAGCGCTCTTGAAAACATGTAACATAATTTCAACTTGCCCAATCATCCGAATGCCGCCACAGTTCAGTTTTGATCCAGCCAAGAGCGCTTCGAATCAAGCCAAACACGGAATCGACTTTGAAGAGGTGCAAGTACTCTGGTCGGGTCGTCTGACCAAGACCCAACTGTCCTACCCGCTTGAGCCGCGCTCAATGGTAGTCGGAAGGATTAATCAAAAATTCTGGAGTGCCATCATCACCCAACGCCATGAAGAAATCCGCATCATATCAGTCCGTCGCAGCCGCAAAAATGAAATCCGGACATGGAGACAGCATCACGAGTCTGGACGGGACCCGAACCATTAGCTGGGAAGAATTCGAGAAGCTCTTTGATGCGGGATCTGATGAGATTGACGCGTTTATTGATTGGAATAAGACAACCAGTCATGGTGGCCGACGTCCGGGAAGCGGGCGAAAACCGACCGGCCGGAAATCCTATCAGATCCGCATGAAACCCGAAATCCACAGGCGCTTAAAGCGTCAGGCAAAAAAGCGGGGAATGACAATCGCGGAGGTGTTGGAATCGCTCGTTCCCTAGATCTAAATTGGTGAGTAATTGCGTTTGCCAGTTGCCAAGTCGTTGACCAAGATCATGTAAAACTTCATGGAAGCGGATGTAGCGCAGTCGAGAGAAAAGGAGCCCGTGCTCCAGTTTTCGGTCTTTTCCGACAACAAGGTCGGGCGCCTGAATGACCTTATTCAGCGCTTTGGGCACAAGGGGATCCATATCATGGCTCTCTCGCAGCTCGATTCGACGGAGTGCACTATCATGCGCTTCATTCCGGATTATCCGGAGGAAGCCCGCCAAATGCTCAAGGAATGCAGTTATGCCTTTTCCGAGTGCCCCGTTCTCGCGGTGGAAATGAACTCGGAAGCCGACTTGAAGTTCATCACCTCGGCCCTCCTGGAGGCGGAGATCAACATTCATTACCTGTATCCCTTTATCACGCGGCCGAACGGCCGCTGTGGTCTGGCCATGAATGTGGAAGACTACGAATTCGCGGAATCCGTCCTCCACGCCCGGCAGGTGCGTTGCCTCAGCCGGGGTGATATCGCCCGCTGAGGTTTGCGGGCAAAAAAAAGGCGGCTCCCGTCCGGGAAACCGCCTTTATAAAAAGTCTTTAATTCGTGGTGCTCAGTCCTCGTCGCCGTCGTCACCGATGGCCTCGACCGGGCAACCCTCCAGCGCTTCCATACAGGCCTCGATATCCTCATCCGTGGTAGGCTGTTTGTGGACGAAGGAATATCCGCCGTCCTCGTTGCGCGTGAAGAAATCCGGAGCGGTTTCACGGCACAGGTCACAATCGATGCATTGCTCATCGACGTAAAACTTGCCGGCTACATTCTCCTCCCACTTGTCGTCTTTATCTGCCATAACAAGAAAACCTCTTTTAGGAATTGGCTCAACTGTCAAGGACATCGTGCAATCTTCCGTTCTCCTGCAGATCTTTCCATAAATTCTTGCTCCGCCGGATAATCGGATATCTTATCAAAACTCCCTGATGAGTATTTACAGCCGCAGTTACATGCGTGAGGAGCACACGCGATACGAGCCCAAGCCATGGGCCCTGAAGAGTATCCTGATCACGCTGTTCGTCGTCTTCATCCTGCAGAACATTCTCCGCCATTGGCTCGGCTCGACTTTCCTTGAGGAGAACTTTGCCCTGAACCTGTATCGCCTCCGGGAAGGCTGGATTCATACTTTTCTAACCTACGGCTTTCTTCACTCCACCGACGGAGCCCTTCCCTGGCACCTGCTTTTCAATGGCCTGATGCTTTACTGGTTTGGTCGCGAAGTCGAGGTGCGCTTTGGATCAGAGCGATTTCTTGAGTGTTTCATGCTCTGCATCCTCGCCGGCGGGATCATCTGGTCCGTCGTTCACTTCCTGACCGGAAACGCCATTATCGTGATTGGTGCTTCCTCGGGTGTATTTGGAATTCTCTACCTTTTCTGCCGTGCCCGCTGGCAGAGCTCGATGGAGCTGATGTTCCTGCCCCTCCGCTTCACCGGACAACAACTCTTCTGGGTTCTCTTCGGCTTCCAGGCCTTTTTTCTCCTCTTTGCCGAATTACCGGGAACCGGCGGTAATGCCACTGCCTATTCCGCCCATCTGGGAGGCATTCTTGGCGCCTTCATTTATGAGCGTAAATGCCTCCATCGTGGATCCTTGATCGCTTTCCTCCGGGACAAACTCACTCCGGCTGTGGGCAAGCCCCAATGGGAAAAGCGGGCCGCGGCCGTAAAGGAAAAGACCGGCAACAAGTTCACCGTGAACTTGCGGAACCGCGGCAGCATGAAGAAGGAAGTCGACCGGATCCTCGACAAGATCAATACCGATGGGTTCGGCTCGCTGACGGATGAGGAAAAGCGCATCCTCGACAAGGCCAAGGACCTCTTGTGAGGAACAGCTCCTAGTCGTGCTTCTTCAGGTAATTTGTAATGACCGGGTCACGACGAATTTCGCCTTTCCCGCAGGAGCAGTTCTTGCTGCACTTTCCACTGCTTCGGAGCGAGCAGACGAAACGACGTCCGAGGAAAAACAAGACCACAAGGACGATGCCGTAAATAACAAGGTGTTCGAATGAAACTGGCATGATCGTGATTGATTAGGAAAAGCCCAGAAGGCGCCCTCCTTGAAAGACAAGGAAAGCCATCAACCAGGCGAAGGCAAACATATAGACAAACTGGAAAATCGGCCAGTGCCAGGAGCGCGTCTCCCGGCGGACAATTGCCACTGTGCTGACGCAC
Encoded proteins:
- a CDS encoding BrnT family toxin, which encodes MPPQFSFDPAKSASNQAKHGIDFEEVQVLWSGRLTKTQLSYPLEPRSMVVGRINQKFWSAIITQRHEEIRIISVRRSRKNEIRTWRQHHESGRDPNH
- a CDS encoding acetolactate synthase encodes the protein MEADVAQSREKEPVLQFSVFSDNKVGRLNDLIQRFGHKGIHIMALSQLDSTECTIMRFIPDYPEEARQMLKECSYAFSECPVLAVEMNSEADLKFITSALLEAEINIHYLYPFITRPNGRCGLAMNVEDYEFAESVLHARQVRCLSRGDIAR
- a CDS encoding rhomboid family intramembrane serine protease — encoded protein: MSIYSRSYMREEHTRYEPKPWALKSILITLFVVFILQNILRHWLGSTFLEENFALNLYRLREGWIHTFLTYGFLHSTDGALPWHLLFNGLMLYWFGREVEVRFGSERFLECFMLCILAGGIIWSVVHFLTGNAIIVIGASSGVFGILYLFCRARWQSSMELMFLPLRFTGQQLFWVLFGFQAFFLLFAELPGTGGNATAYSAHLGGILGAFIYERKCLHRGSLIAFLRDKLTPAVGKPQWEKRAAAVKEKTGNKFTVNLRNRGSMKKEVDRILDKINTDGFGSLTDEEKRILDKAKDLL
- a CDS encoding ferredoxin; translated protein: MADKDDKWEENVAGKFYVDEQCIDCDLCRETAPDFFTRNEDGGYSFVHKQPTTDEDIEACMEALEGCPVEAIGDDGDED